Proteins encoded in a region of the Chryseobacterium piperi genome:
- a CDS encoding heavy metal translocating P-type ATPase — protein sequence MEKNSNIKSQEIEKAHFEGDGHDHGHSHDSSDKTMFQLFLPAIISFVLLIIGVILDNYIKTEWFTGWARIVWYSAAYAPVGLPVLREAYESITKGDVFSEFFLMGIATIGAFIIAQYPEGVAVMLFYAVGEVFQTLAVTRAKSNIKSLLDQRPDEVTIIKDGQPQTIKAEKVGIGEIIQLKSGEKLGLDGELLSESASFNTAALTGESKPDTKAKGDTVLAGMINLNTVSQVKVTTAYQDSKLSKILELVQNATAQKAPTELFIRKFAKVYTPIVVVLAIAIALLPYFFVADYQFKDWLYRALVFLVISCPCALVISIPLGYFGGIGAGSRNGILFKGSNFLDALASIQNVVMDKTGTMTEGVFQVQEVDFKPEFDKPEILRLVNVLESQSTHPVATAIHEYVGEIDHSVPLENVEEIAGHGLKATINGKELLVGNFKLMDKFNIQYDINPDNIVYTLIAVGYDNKFVGYITIADTIKEDAQITINKLKALNIKTTMLSGDKSSVVKYVADTLGIQNAYGDLLPEDKVNKVKEIKAKNETVAFVGDGVNDAPVVALSDVGIAMGGLGSDATIETADVVIQDDMPSKIPMAINIGKKTKQIVWQNIILAFVVKGIVLILGAGGLATMWEAVFADVGVSLIAILNAVRIQRMKF from the coding sequence ATGGAAAAAAATAGTAATATAAAATCTCAGGAAATAGAGAAGGCCCACTTTGAAGGAGATGGTCATGACCATGGTCACTCTCATGATTCTTCAGATAAAACAATGTTCCAGTTGTTTCTTCCTGCTATTATTTCCTTTGTTTTATTGATTATAGGAGTTATTTTAGATAATTACATAAAAACGGAATGGTTTACAGGATGGGCTCGTATTGTCTGGTATTCCGCGGCATACGCACCGGTAGGACTTCCCGTATTAAGAGAAGCATACGAAAGCATTACCAAAGGTGATGTATTCTCAGAGTTTTTTTTGATGGGAATTGCAACGATAGGTGCATTTATTATTGCCCAATATCCTGAAGGAGTAGCAGTAATGTTGTTTTATGCAGTCGGAGAAGTTTTTCAGACCCTGGCGGTTACAAGAGCAAAAAGTAACATCAAATCTTTGCTTGATCAGCGTCCTGATGAGGTTACCATTATAAAAGATGGTCAACCCCAAACGATAAAAGCAGAAAAAGTAGGAATTGGAGAAATCATTCAGTTGAAATCCGGTGAAAAACTAGGTTTGGATGGTGAACTGCTATCAGAATCAGCTTCATTTAATACAGCTGCACTTACCGGAGAAAGTAAGCCTGATACCAAAGCAAAAGGAGATACTGTTCTGGCAGGGATGATTAATCTGAACACTGTAAGTCAGGTAAAGGTGACTACAGCTTATCAGGATAGTAAACTGAGTAAAATTTTAGAGCTGGTTCAGAATGCAACAGCTCAGAAAGCGCCTACAGAGTTATTCATTAGAAAATTCGCAAAAGTATATACTCCGATTGTTGTAGTACTTGCTATAGCGATCGCCTTACTGCCATACTTTTTTGTAGCAGATTATCAATTTAAAGACTGGTTATACAGAGCTTTGGTATTCCTGGTAATTTCTTGTCCATGTGCTTTGGTGATCTCTATCCCATTAGGATATTTTGGAGGAATCGGAGCAGGAAGCCGAAATGGGATCTTGTTTAAAGGAAGTAATTTCTTAGATGCCCTTGCCAGTATTCAGAACGTGGTAATGGATAAAACAGGGACGATGACAGAAGGAGTCTTCCAGGTACAGGAAGTAGACTTTAAGCCTGAATTTGATAAGCCTGAAATATTGAGACTTGTTAATGTTCTGGAAAGTCAGAGTACCCACCCGGTAGCTACTGCTATTCATGAATATGTGGGAGAAATAGATCACTCGGTTCCGTTGGAAAATGTAGAAGAGATTGCAGGGCATGGATTGAAAGCAACGATTAACGGAAAAGAATTGCTGGTTGGAAACTTTAAACTAATGGATAAGTTTAATATCCAATACGATATCAATCCTGATAATATTGTTTATACCCTGATTGCTGTGGGTTATGATAATAAGTTTGTCGGATACATTACTATCGCAGATACTATTAAGGAAGATGCGCAAATAACAATCAACAAGTTAAAAGCGTTAAATATAAAAACCACGATGTTGAGTGGTGATAAAAGTTCAGTAGTAAAATACGTAGCAGACACTTTGGGAATTCAGAATGCCTACGGAGATTTGCTTCCTGAAGATAAGGTAAATAAAGTAAAAGAAATCAAAGCAAAAAACGAAACCGTTGCTTTTGTTGGAGATGGAGTAAATGATGCACCGGTGGTAGCACTGAGTGATGTAGGAATTGCAATGGGTGGACTAGGAAGTGATGCAACGATTGAAACTGCCGATGTGGTAATCCAGGATGATATGCCAAGTAAAATTCCAATGGCAATCAATATTGGGAAAAAAACTAAGCAGATTGTATGGCAGAATATCATTCTAGCATTTGTGGTAAAAGGAATTGTTTTAATTCTTGGAGCAGGTGGTTTGGCAACGATGTGGGAGGCAGTATTTGCAGATGTAGGGGTTTCTTTAATAGCGATTTTAAATGCCGTAAGAATACAAAGGATGAAATTTTAA
- a CDS encoding SCO family protein, which yields MSKNKKPTKNTKSKIIIPIAVIALIFLGVGFGMSYFKNNLYTVMKVPDFELTDQNNKKITNKDMLGKVYLVEFFFSKCPTICPVMNSNMKAIEEEINNPEFGIVSISIDPENDTPETLKQHAKRIGVKSPNWHFLTGDRTYIGNLADQFNIYVGDKEDKGESLNHSGMIALVDQDGNIRCRYNKDNMPILYYSGLNYQDPEGKIAQLTGKYHPDREKLVEDIKKLLK from the coding sequence ATGTCCAAGAATAAAAAACCAACAAAAAATACTAAAAGTAAAATTATAATTCCAATTGCTGTAATTGCATTGATCTTTCTGGGAGTTGGATTTGGGATGAGCTACTTTAAAAATAACCTTTATACGGTAATGAAGGTTCCTGATTTCGAACTGACGGATCAGAACAATAAAAAAATAACCAACAAAGATATGTTGGGAAAAGTGTACCTCGTAGAATTTTTCTTTAGTAAATGTCCTACTATATGTCCTGTAATGAACAGCAATATGAAGGCCATTGAAGAAGAAATCAACAATCCTGAATTTGGGATTGTATCAATAAGTATCGATCCTGAAAACGATACTCCTGAAACTTTAAAACAACATGCTAAAAGAATTGGAGTGAAGTCTCCCAACTGGCATTTTCTTACAGGAGACAGAACCTATATAGGAAATCTGGCGGATCAATTTAATATTTACGTAGGAGATAAAGAAGATAAAGGAGAAAGTCTTAACCATAGCGGAATGATTGCACTGGTAGACCAGGATGGAAATATCCGATGCAGATACAATAAAGATAATATGCCGATTCTGTATTACTCAGGGCTTAATTATCAGGATCCTGAAGGAAAAATAGCCCAGCTTACGGGGAAATACCACCCCGACAGAGAAAAACTGGTTGAAGATATTAAGAAATTATTGAAATAA
- a CDS encoding superoxide dismutase, with product MKIMKIAALSAVLAAQFAFAQFKQTPLSYAYNALEGSIDAQTMEIHYTKHAAGYVSNLNKAIAGTPQEKETLFQILSKVSTLSPTIRNNAGGHYNHELFWTMLTPEKNTQPSAKLSKAITGTFGSMDAFKEKMSKAGADRFGSGWAWLSVDKNGKLFVSSTPNQDNPLMDVVEEKGTPILGIDVWEHAYYLKYQNKRADYLTAIWNVLNWKEVSKRYENAVSKK from the coding sequence ATGAAGATTATGAAAATAGCTGCTTTAAGTGCAGTACTAGCGGCGCAATTTGCTTTTGCGCAATTTAAACAGACTCCACTGTCTTATGCGTACAATGCTTTAGAAGGCTCTATTGATGCGCAGACAATGGAAATTCATTACACAAAACATGCAGCAGGATATGTCAGTAATTTGAATAAGGCTATTGCAGGAACTCCTCAGGAAAAAGAGACTTTATTCCAAATTCTTTCTAAAGTTTCTACCCTGAGTCCTACCATTAGAAATAATGCAGGTGGGCACTACAATCATGAGCTTTTCTGGACAATGTTGACGCCGGAAAAAAATACACAGCCTTCTGCAAAACTGTCAAAAGCTATTACTGGAACTTTCGGTAGCATGGATGCTTTTAAAGAAAAGATGAGCAAGGCAGGAGCAGATCGTTTCGGTTCCGGATGGGCATGGCTTTCTGTAGATAAGAACGGAAAATTATTTGTTTCTTCAACTCCGAATCAGGACAACCCTTTGATGGATGTAGTAGAAGAAAAAGGAACTCCGATTCTAGGAATTGATGTTTGGGAGCATGCTTATTATTTGAAGTATCAAAATAAGAGAGCTGACTATCTTACTGCTATCTGGAATGTATTGAACTGGAAAGAAGTAAGCAAAAGATATGAAAATGCTGTAAGCAAGAAATAA
- a CDS encoding TonB-dependent receptor plug domain-containing protein, with translation MKKIAITLAFWGVLGNAQHRKVSRESITTLDELEVGSVKKGIETNMKQTVSVDEFLASSDQISFIKRGAYAWEPLLNNMGTERSTVTIDGMHIFGACTDKMDPVTSYMESNNLSAIDIKSGQAGSLNGATVAGSIDLKRKNTPFGLQKKWGGAYQTGFEFNNKQFFNLGNVSYSGSKLVADGSISFRKAGNYYDGNNDEVRHSQYNKFNTSLGAAYKTSRLSSVRVDAIFDMAKNVGFPALPMDLWLSRAVITSASYKQLFENGLVKSWDTKIYYNAIEHYMDDTARPENLVHMDMPGWSTTYGLLSKMNLKNEKYSSEIQLNVYNNLSIAEMRMYPQDRSKRTMFAYSWPWVTTRYAGLSMNNSWDISDHSRFNFGGSLGLNYNKSKYVEFNWIFHPGAPQEKTRFLPNLHAGYQLNIDHFNFSIGTGYGHRAPSVSEGYGYYIYNSFDRYDYIGNPNLKNEISYETNASAGFKNEKLGIEAKVNYFYIQNYIIGRILSMGSPMNYQSVGVKGYTSLDYATLFNMSLNAEYHILQNLHWKGVVTYARGTDDKGGNLPFIRPLSYQTSVHLTHGDFGFQTSVNGDFMQINYSPEYGEDQTAAYTIWNLSADYTFKINKFKTVLQIGAENLLNKYYITYADWGNIPRMGRNIFTSLKFSF, from the coding sequence ATGAAAAAGATTGCAATAACATTGGCTTTTTGGGGAGTCTTGGGTAATGCTCAACACAGAAAGGTATCCAGAGAGAGTATTACGACGCTGGATGAATTAGAAGTGGGGAGTGTCAAAAAGGGGATAGAAACTAATATGAAACAAACCGTTTCAGTGGATGAGTTTCTTGCATCTTCCGATCAGATAAGTTTCATAAAACGGGGCGCTTATGCATGGGAACCACTTCTCAATAATATGGGTACAGAGCGTTCTACTGTTACCATTGATGGGATGCATATTTTCGGAGCATGTACAGATAAAATGGATCCCGTTACCTCGTATATGGAAAGTAATAACCTTTCTGCGATTGATATAAAATCCGGGCAAGCAGGCAGTTTGAATGGAGCAACCGTTGCCGGAAGTATTGATCTGAAAAGAAAGAATACTCCATTTGGTCTTCAGAAGAAATGGGGTGGGGCATATCAAACCGGTTTTGAGTTTAATAACAAACAGTTTTTCAATTTGGGTAATGTATCGTATTCAGGGAGCAAACTTGTGGCTGATGGAAGTATTTCTTTCCGAAAAGCAGGAAATTATTATGATGGGAATAACGATGAAGTACGTCACTCACAATATAATAAATTCAATACTTCATTAGGAGCAGCGTATAAAACAAGCCGATTATCATCTGTAAGGGTAGATGCTATTTTTGATATGGCGAAAAATGTTGGCTTTCCTGCATTGCCGATGGATTTATGGCTTTCCAGGGCAGTGATTACTTCAGCTTCCTATAAGCAGCTATTTGAAAATGGATTGGTAAAATCCTGGGATACAAAGATCTATTACAACGCTATTGAGCACTATATGGATGATACGGCACGTCCTGAAAATTTGGTTCATATGGATATGCCGGGCTGGAGTACAACTTATGGTTTGCTTTCTAAAATGAATTTGAAAAATGAGAAGTATTCTTCGGAAATCCAGCTTAATGTGTATAATAATTTATCTATAGCAGAAATGCGGATGTATCCCCAAGACCGAAGTAAGAGGACCATGTTTGCCTATAGCTGGCCTTGGGTTACTACTCGTTATGCCGGCCTTTCTATGAATAATTCATGGGATATTTCAGATCACAGCCGATTCAATTTCGGAGGATCCTTAGGTTTAAATTACAATAAGTCCAAATATGTGGAGTTCAATTGGATCTTTCATCCAGGAGCACCTCAGGAAAAAACGAGATTTCTGCCAAACCTTCATGCAGGATATCAATTGAATATTGATCATTTTAATTTTTCAATAGGAACGGGCTATGGTCATAGGGCACCTTCTGTTTCGGAAGGTTACGGATATTACATTTACAATAGCTTTGACCGGTACGATTATATAGGAAATCCTAATTTAAAAAATGAAATTTCATATGAAACCAACGCGAGTGCGGGTTTTAAAAATGAGAAGTTAGGAATTGAGGCAAAAGTAAATTATTTCTATATTCAAAATTATATCATTGGCAGAATTCTAAGTATGGGAAGTCCGATGAATTATCAGTCGGTGGGAGTGAAGGGATATACTTCATTGGATTACGCAACACTCTTCAACATGTCTCTGAATGCGGAGTACCATATTTTGCAAAATCTGCACTGGAAAGGAGTTGTTACCTATGCAAGGGGAACCGATGATAAAGGTGGAAATTTACCTTTCATTCGCCCGTTAAGTTATCAAACTTCCGTACATCTTACACATGGAGATTTTGGATTCCAGACTTCCGTGAATGGTGATTTTATGCAGATCAATTACAGTCCTGAATATGGAGAAGACCAGACAGCTGCCTATACCATATGGAATCTGTCCGCAGATTATACCTTCAAAATCAACAAATTTAAAACTGTTCTACAGATTGGTGCAGAAAATCTTTTAAACAAATACTACATCACTTATGCCGACTGGGGAAATATCCCCAGGATGGGGCGGAACATCTTTACGTCTTTAAAATTCAGTTTTTAA
- a CDS encoding YHS domain-containing protein yields MKHQLILAVLLSISLFSCAKETPKVKHSKSMVTPKENLKNVKVVNAEDPVCHMKTADYLKFTATYKNKEYGFCSAYCKDEFNKNPEKYVQE; encoded by the coding sequence ATGAAACATCAACTCATTTTGGCAGTTCTTCTGTCTATATCATTATTCTCTTGTGCTAAGGAAACCCCTAAAGTAAAGCATAGTAAAAGTATGGTCACCCCAAAGGAAAATCTGAAAAACGTAAAAGTGGTGAACGCTGAAGATCCTGTATGCCACATGAAGACTGCAGATTATTTAAAGTTTACTGCAACGTATAAAAATAAGGAGTATGGTTTTTGCAGTGCTTACTGTAAGGACGAGTTCAATAAAAATCCTGAAAAGTATGTCCAAGAATAA
- a CDS encoding TonB-dependent receptor plug domain-containing protein, whose amino-acid sequence MESKYTNTTRNIIITILVLVTQLYFSQSKDSIKEKAILPVHIYKKDFKEILPAQTLSGEQLERLNSQSVADALRYFSGVQIKDYGGIGGLKTVNIRSMGSQHVGVFYDGIQLGNAQNGVIDLGKFSLDDIEEISLYNGQKSEIFQPAKDFGSSGSIYLQPKTPVFYGKKKTNLVLRIKNSSIDLFNPSFRLEQKISNKVSASFSSEFIQSDGRYKYTYQKKHPDGSIANDTVATRYDSYITAKRFETSLQGLLNNGSWNIRGYGYISDRGIPSAIVNNGFGPKGQKLLDKNYFVQTSFRKRIFPKLETQIKAKFAYDYTRYLDTVNVAETALKTDNKYIQREVYLSSSNMYSITSNWDVSANVDFQYNNLDSNLKLFSFPTRYTSLVAFATTYQWKRFKFLGSVLGTFIQEKVERNSKSPDKREWTPSAFLSYQPLASKDFMIRAFYKRIFRMPTFNDLYYTMIGNVFLKPEFTNQYDLGFTYQKSFNQPVLKNIYVKVDGYYNKVENKIIAVPTTNLFRWMMTNLGDVQIIGADVNVQAQLQLGQVQLKPLVSYTYQSARDFTEKGESYYGDQIPYVPWHSGTFTMMADYKDWSFNYSFMYTGKRYDAQQNNIEYNAVRPWYTHDLSVQRTFYWRSHQLKASLEVNNTLNQHYDVVRNYPMPGRNFKLIVSYTL is encoded by the coding sequence ATGGAATCAAAATATACTAATACAACCAGAAACATAATAATCACAATTCTTGTGCTGGTTACTCAATTGTATTTTTCTCAATCAAAAGATAGTATAAAGGAAAAAGCTATTCTTCCGGTTCATATTTATAAAAAAGATTTTAAAGAAATTCTGCCTGCACAAACGCTTTCCGGAGAGCAGTTGGAACGGCTTAACAGCCAGTCTGTTGCTGATGCACTGCGGTATTTTTCAGGAGTGCAGATCAAAGATTACGGAGGAATTGGTGGATTGAAAACAGTGAATATCCGAAGTATGGGAAGCCAGCATGTAGGCGTTTTTTATGATGGAATCCAGTTGGGAAATGCTCAAAATGGAGTCATTGACCTGGGAAAGTTTTCATTGGATGATATTGAGGAGATTTCATTGTATAACGGTCAGAAAAGTGAAATTTTCCAGCCTGCTAAGGACTTTGGGTCTTCGGGTTCTATTTACCTGCAGCCCAAAACTCCGGTCTTTTATGGAAAAAAGAAAACCAATCTTGTTCTCAGGATAAAAAACAGTTCTATAGATCTCTTTAATCCGTCTTTTCGCCTGGAGCAAAAAATTTCGAATAAAGTCTCTGCCAGTTTCAGTTCCGAATTTATACAAAGTGATGGGAGATATAAATATACGTATCAGAAAAAACATCCTGATGGTTCCATTGCCAACGATACTGTGGCCACAAGATATGATTCTTATATTACGGCAAAGCGTTTTGAAACCAGTTTGCAGGGTTTGTTGAATAACGGAAGCTGGAATATCCGGGGATATGGATATATTTCTGATCGTGGAATTCCTTCAGCTATCGTCAATAATGGTTTTGGACCAAAAGGGCAGAAGCTGTTGGATAAGAATTATTTTGTGCAGACCAGTTTTAGAAAGAGAATATTTCCAAAGCTGGAAACACAGATTAAAGCCAAATTTGCCTATGACTATACCAGGTATCTGGACACGGTAAATGTAGCAGAAACAGCTTTAAAGACAGATAATAAGTACATCCAGAGGGAAGTTTACCTGTCATCATCAAATATGTATTCCATTACATCCAATTGGGATGTGAGCGCGAATGTTGATTTTCAATATAATAACCTGGATTCGAATTTAAAACTGTTTTCTTTTCCTACGCGCTATACTTCGTTGGTTGCCTTTGCAACAACATACCAATGGAAACGGTTTAAATTTTTAGGAAGTGTATTAGGAACCTTTATTCAGGAGAAAGTAGAGCGTAATTCGAAATCCCCGGATAAAAGAGAATGGACTCCTTCAGCATTTTTAAGCTACCAGCCATTGGCTTCCAAAGATTTTATGATAAGGGCTTTTTATAAAAGGATCTTCAGGATGCCAACCTTTAATGATTTGTATTATACAATGATTGGAAATGTTTTTCTTAAACCGGAATTTACCAACCAATATGATTTGGGTTTTACTTATCAGAAATCTTTTAACCAACCTGTTTTAAAAAATATTTATGTAAAAGTAGACGGTTACTATAACAAGGTTGAAAATAAGATTATCGCCGTACCCACTACCAATCTTTTCAGATGGATGATGACGAACCTGGGGGATGTACAGATTATAGGTGCTGATGTCAACGTACAGGCACAACTGCAGCTAGGGCAGGTGCAATTAAAGCCTTTGGTAAGTTATACATACCAGAGTGCGCGGGATTTTACAGAAAAGGGGGAATCTTATTACGGGGATCAGATCCCTTATGTACCATGGCATTCAGGAACCTTTACGATGATGGCGGATTATAAGGATTGGAGTTTTAATTATAGTTTCATGTATACCGGGAAACGATATGATGCTCAACAAAACAATATTGAATACAATGCTGTTAGGCCCTGGTATACTCATGATCTATCCGTTCAGAGAACATTTTATTGGCGATCACATCAGCTGAAAGCAAGCCTGGAAGTCAATAATACTCTGAATCAACACTATGATGTGGTAAGAAACTATCCTATGCCTGGAAGAAATTTTAAACTTATTGTAAGCTATACATTATGA
- a CDS encoding Fur family transcriptional regulator: MKKHIEDKLIDKNTKPTSMRILVYDFLSSQEVALSLSEIEDYFENADRTTIYRTLKTFEEKGIVHSIQENTTTKYRLCDDDCDEKTHKDWHLHFYCKICKQTTCKEDISFPSNIKTNFRIDEVRLFAKGICESCLENLQ; the protein is encoded by the coding sequence ATGAAGAAACACATCGAAGATAAACTCATTGATAAGAATACCAAGCCTACAAGTATGAGGATCCTGGTGTATGACTTTTTAAGCTCCCAGGAAGTGGCATTGTCATTATCTGAAATTGAAGATTATTTTGAGAATGCAGATCGTACTACAATTTACCGAACGCTGAAAACCTTCGAGGAGAAAGGAATTGTTCACAGCATACAGGAAAATACGACAACCAAGTATAGGCTTTGTGATGATGATTGCGATGAAAAAACACATAAAGACTGGCATTTGCACTTTTATTGTAAAATCTGTAAGCAAACGACTTGCAAAGAAGATATCTCATTTCCTTCAAATATCAAGACCAATTTCAGGATTGATGAGGTAAGACTTTTTGCAAAGGGTATTTGTGAAAGCTGTCTCGAGAATTTGCAATAG
- a CDS encoding cytochrome-c peroxidase, whose amino-acid sequence MKRILSILSVVILLISCNNDYYEPIAYDNPNISLNIPSGFPELNNSVNSNRPTKYGVELGEKLFNEKRLSADNTVSCSSCHIQANAFADTNAQAIGILGRKGIRNTPPIQNMLFMKFYNWDGNILQLEKQPLVPIITHEEMGSSILEVIGKIKGDSTYKDLFRKAFGDEVMTPERIYKSIAQYEYTLISADSKYDQVKRNEGISFTENEAQGYQTFQQKCSSCHSTALFTDQSFRNIGFPLNPDTNEAGRGRVTGLPVDYMSFRVPSLRNVEYTAPYGSFGQFATLRAVLDYLDNGVLDANNLDPILKSNGNRIPLTEQEKVNLILFMKTLSDRKFVGK is encoded by the coding sequence ATGAAAAGAATATTAAGTATTTTATCGGTTGTCATACTGTTGATATCATGCAATAATGACTATTATGAACCGATTGCTTATGATAACCCCAACATCTCTTTGAATATTCCATCAGGTTTTCCCGAACTAAATAATTCGGTGAACTCAAACAGGCCTACAAAATATGGTGTTGAGTTGGGAGAGAAGCTATTCAACGAAAAAAGACTCAGTGCAGATAATACGGTTTCATGCTCCAGTTGCCATATTCAGGCTAATGCTTTTGCTGATACCAATGCACAAGCAATAGGTATTTTGGGGAGAAAAGGAATCCGGAATACACCTCCTATCCAAAACATGTTGTTTATGAAGTTTTATAACTGGGATGGGAATATACTCCAGCTTGAAAAACAACCATTGGTTCCTATTATCACGCATGAAGAAATGGGGTCATCTATTCTGGAAGTTATTGGTAAAATTAAAGGCGATTCCACATATAAAGATTTATTCAGAAAAGCATTTGGAGATGAAGTGATGACCCCCGAAAGGATATATAAAAGTATTGCTCAATATGAGTATACGCTTATTTCTGCCGATAGTAAATATGATCAGGTAAAACGGAATGAAGGGATTTCTTTCACAGAAAATGAAGCACAAGGATATCAGACTTTTCAGCAAAAATGTTCCAGCTGTCATAGTACTGCTTTATTTACAGATCAGAGCTTTAGAAATATTGGATTCCCATTGAATCCTGATACTAATGAAGCTGGGCGCGGCAGGGTTACAGGTCTTCCGGTAGATTATATGAGTTTCCGTGTTCCTTCTCTAAGAAATGTAGAATATACTGCTCCTTACGGAAGCTTCGGACAGTTCGCGACATTGAGAGCTGTTCTTGACTATTTGGATAATGGAGTTTTAGATGCCAATAACCTTGATCCGATCCTTAAGAGCAATGGAAACAGAATTCCCCTGACGGAGCAGGAAAAGGTTAATCTTATCTTATTTATGAAGACATTGAGTGACCGTAAGTTTGTAGGAAAGTAA
- a CDS encoding MbnP family protein, with protein MKNLNKYLLWSLGSVFSLFLFSCQGSDRNSVANNVTLEFNNTFKNTPIVLGGAASASATTNTSAMGQVHHFSELKYVISNIRLIKADGNEVPYKVNDLDKGATVIDQSKPESLAYILNDIPVGGYKAIKFGLGIKKELNTLDQVRFPGFYAKAGANDTQMMWEWGAGYRFTKLEGFFDTDNKQMSIHTGSTIKGTEGNYTQGVDAYRDITLSLSTNAIVGDKAPKIIIKADFDKLLSGKTNTITLKTGTGMDGNATPNIHTAAQMVKFVDNLGGNGASDITGIFSISKVEN; from the coding sequence ATGAAAAATTTAAACAAATATTTATTATGGTCACTAGGATCTGTTTTTTCACTGTTCCTCTTTTCCTGTCAGGGGAGTGATCGTAATTCTGTTGCTAACAATGTGACGTTGGAATTCAATAATACATTCAAAAATACTCCTATTGTTCTTGGAGGTGCAGCTTCTGCTTCAGCAACAACAAACACTTCAGCAATGGGGCAGGTTCACCATTTTTCAGAACTGAAATATGTCATCAGTAATATTCGACTTATCAAAGCAGACGGAAATGAGGTTCCATATAAAGTAAACGATCTGGATAAAGGGGCAACAGTGATAGACCAATCAAAACCGGAAAGTCTGGCCTATATTCTCAATGATATACCTGTTGGGGGGTATAAGGCCATCAAATTTGGTTTAGGAATTAAGAAAGAGCTTAACACCTTAGACCAAGTGAGGTTTCCAGGATTCTATGCAAAGGCCGGCGCCAATGATACACAAATGATGTGGGAGTGGGGAGCTGGCTATCGCTTTACAAAACTCGAAGGCTTCTTTGATACTGATAACAAGCAGATGTCTATTCATACAGGAAGCACCATAAAAGGTACTGAAGGTAATTATACACAAGGCGTCGATGCATATAGAGATATTACACTTAGCCTTTCTACCAATGCAATCGTAGGAGATAAAGCTCCTAAAATTATCATTAAAGCAGATTTTGATAAACTGCTGAGCGGGAAGACGAATACGATTACACTGAAAACAGGAACCGGGATGGATGGAAATGCTACTCCTAATATTCATACGGCCGCTCAGATGGTCAAATTTGTGGATAATCTGGGCGGAAATGGAGCAAGCGATATTACCGGAATATTTTCGATCAGTAAAGTAGAAAACTAA